The following coding sequences are from one Chanos chanos chromosome 12, fChaCha1.1, whole genome shotgun sequence window:
- the LOC115824685 gene encoding XK-related protein 8-like, giving the protein MEEDFPFNYSVVDVLLQIVGLILFVSDLVLDVWAMYSLYIDGAYISMGLFIFLLLGSSVLVHVFSWIWYSDGEEYQQTEVDKFVKKHSLLKPVHVLQLGVFLRYTSILEISINHLLNRDDFLKAVAVHLTHDLLMLRLFETFSESAPQLTFMITVIFEREELDPFTAVKAIASALTVAFSVLMYHRAMRESLPDKNKMGWRSSAFYFLWNLLLIGPRITAVALFASVLPVFVVAHFLTLWMPFVLWAWRQRTDFMDSPGGEWLYRATVGLIWYFNWFNVSKGNTKRRSIIYHGIMLLDSGLLIGLWWWIRVSDTSCRGPFPINPYVLVSGNIFLYIVGLALKAIYYKWFHPKLNEHARVEAEPACMQMSMDEPDSSSPQTQPVSGAEKRRRNLATTFFS; this is encoded by the exons ATGGAGGAAGATTTCCCGTTCAACTACTCTGTTGTCGACGTCCTACTGCAGATTGTTGGTTTGATTCTTTTCGTGTCGGACCTTGTGCTGGATGTGTGGGCAATGTATTCACTCTATATTGACGGTGCCTACATTAGTATGGGCCTGTTCATATTTCTATTATTAGGATCCTCTGTTTTAGTACATGTATTCAGTTGGATTTGGTACTCGGATGGCGAGGAATACCAACAGACTGAAGTGGACAAATTCGTCAAGAAACACTCCTTGCTCAAGCCAGTGCACGTACTGCAGCTGGGTGTCTTTCTCAG ATACACAAGCATATTGGAGATCTCAATCAACCACCTCCTGAACAGAGACGATTTCCTCAAGGCAGTTGCTGTGCATTTGACTCATGACCTGCTGATGTTACGTCTGTTTGAAACGTTCTCCGAGAGCGCTCCTCAGCTCACCTTCATGATCACCGTTATCTTCGAGAGAGAAGAGCTGGATCCCTTCACAG CTGTGAAAGCCATTGCCTCAGCTTTAACAGTTGCCTTCAGTGTTCTCATGTACCACCGTGCCATGCGTGAATCTCTTCCCGACAAAAACAAGATGGGTTGGCGCTCCTCTGCGTTCTACTTCCTTTGGAATCTGTTGCTGATTGGCCCTCGTATTACTGCTGTGGCTCTGTTTGCCTCTGTTCTGCCAGTCTTTGTTGTTGCCCACTTCTTGACACTTTGGATGCCATTTGTACTTTGGGCTTGGCGACAAAGGACCGACTTCATGGACAGCCCAGGAGGAGAATGGCTCTACCGGGCCACCGTAGGACTCATCTGGTACTTTAACTGGTTTAATGTGTCTAAAGGGAACACAAAACGCAGAAGCATAATTTATCATGGAATCATGCTGCTTGACAGTGGGCTGCTGATTGGCTTGTGGTGGTGGATCAGGGTGAGTGACACATCCTGTCGTGGTCCATTTCCCATAAATCCATATGTACTGGTCTCTGGAAATATTTTCTTATACATTGTTGGACTCGCGTTGAAAGCCATTTACTATAAGTGGTTTCACCCTAAGCTGAATGAACATGCACGAGTTGAAGCTGAGCCTGCTTGCATGCAAATGTCCATGGATGAACCTGACTCTTCTTCACCACAGACTCAACCTGTTAGTGGGgctgaaaagagaaggagaaatttggctacaacttttttttcttaa
- the LOC115824686 gene encoding XK-related protein 8-like has protein sequence MEEDFPFKYSVVDVLLQIVGLILFVSDLVLDVWAICSLYIDGAYISMGLLIFLLLGSSVLLHVFSWIWYSDGKEYQQTKVDIFVKKHFLLKPVHVLQLGVFLRYTSILEISIFHLRKRTLIFKEAVVHLTHDLLMLRLFETFSESAPQLTFMITIIFMREELDPFTVVKAIASAVAVAFSVLMYHRAMRESLPDKNKMGWRSSAFYFLWNLLLIGPRITAVALFASVLPVFVVAHFLTLWMPFVLWAWRQRTDFMDSPGGEWLYRATVGLIWYFDWFNVSKGNTKRRSIIYHGIMLLDSGLLIGLWWWIRVSDTSCRGPFPINPYVLVSGNIFLYIVGLALKAVYYKWFHPKLYTHVQVEAEPACMLMSMDEPDSVRITERPQPQPVSGAKKRMRNLATTFYS, from the exons ATGGAGGAAGATTTCCCGTTTAAATACTCTGTTGTCGACGTCCTGCTGCAGATCGTTGGTTTGATTCTTTTCGTGTCGGACCTTGTGCTGGATGTGTGGGCAATATGTTCGCTCTATATTGACGGTGCCTACATTAGTATGGGCCTGTTGATATTTCTATTATTGGGATCTTCCGTTTTACTACATGTATTCAGTTGGATTTGGTACTCGGATGGCAAGGAATACCAACAGACTAAAGTGGACATTTTCGTCAAGAAACACTTCTTGCTCAAGCCAGTGCACGTACTGCAGCTGGGTGTCTTTCTCAG ATACACAAGCATACTGGAGATCTCAATCTTCCATCTCCGGAAAAGAACCCTAATATTCAAGGAAGCTGTTGTGCACTTGACTCACGACCTGCTGATGCTGCGTCTGTTTGAAACGTTCTCCGAGAGCGCTCCTCAACTCACCTTCATGATCACCATTATCTTCATGAGAGAAGAACTGGATCCCTTCACAG TTGTGAAAGCCATTGCCTCAGCTGTAGCTGTTGCCTTCAGTGTTCTCATGTACCACCGTGCCATGCGTGAATCTCTTCCCGACAAAAACAAGATGGGTTGGCGCTCCTCTGCGTTCTACTTCCTTTGGAATCTGTTGCTGATTGGCCCTCGTATTACTGCTGTGGCTCTGTTTGCCTCTGTTCTGCCAGTCTTTGTTGTTGCCCACTTCTTGACACTTTGGATGCCATTTGTACTTTGGGCCTGGCGACAAAGGACCGACTTCATGGACAGCCCAGGAGGAGAATGGCTCTACCGGGCCACCGTAGGACTCATCTGGTACTTTGACTGGTTTAATGTGTCTAAAGGGAACACAAAACGCAGAAGCATAATTTATCATGGAATCATGCTGCTTGACAGTGGGCTGCTGATTGGCTTGTGGTGGTGGATCAGGGTGAGTGACACATCCTGTCGTGGTCCATTTCCCATAAATCCATATGTACTGGTCTCTGGAAATATTTTCTTATACATTGTTGGACTCGCGTTGAAAGCCGTTTACTATAAGTGGTTTCACCCTAAGCTGTATACACATGTACAAGTTGAAGCTGAGCCTGCTTGCATGCTAATGTCCATGGATGAACCTGACTCTGTCAGAATCACAGAGAGACCACAGCCTCAACCTGTTAGTGGGGccaaaaagagaatgagaaatttGGCTACAACTTTTTATTCTTAG
- the LOC115824687 gene encoding XK-related protein 8-like: MKQDTQFSFKNLLLAIVSFFFFLLDVALDMYAIYSFYQEEAYVSLGVLIFVLVGSSVVLQLFSWMWYTKDSQMFEGRVYNFAKNHSLIGILHVLQLGIFLRYASLVEISIVRFWERISFPQAAAKKQNHDLLTLRLFETFTENIPQLCLMVSTVFIKKELELFTALKIAGSFIAVTISTLMFHRGMCALHCNEHNMGWGSSVIYSLWSLLLILARVTALALFASVLPIFVVAHFLTLWMSFIFWVWREKTKFMDGPGGEWLYRATVGLIWYFSWLNVTRESAKPNSVIYHVVIIMDTGLLVGMWWWKMVCEGLMFIKPLIVVSAVVSFYLVGLAFEMVYYKWLHCTFEVDLPEPTEGRHRTEIIQAACLEERQPEIY, from the exons ATGAAACAAGACACTCAGTTCTCTTTTAAGAACCTGCTACTGGCAAtagtcagtttcttttttttcctgctagACGTTGCGTTGGATATGTATGCTATCTATTCTTTTTATCAGGAGGAGGCCTATGTCAGTCTGGGTGTGTTGATATTTGTGTTAGTGGGATCCTCAGTTGTGCTGCAGCTATTCAGCTGGATGTGGTACACGAAGGATTCACAGATGTTCGAGGGACGCGTGTATAACTTTGCGAAGAACCACTCCTTGATTGGGATATTGCATGTGCTTCAGCTGGGCATCTTTCTCAG GTACGCAAGTCTAGTGGAAATCTCAATCGTCCGTTTCTGGGAAAGAATCAGTTTCCCTCAGGCTGCTGCTAAAAAACAGAACCATGATTTATTGACCCTGCGTTTGTTTGAAACGTTCACCGAGAATATTCCACAGCTCTGCCTCATGGTCTCCACTgtcttcataaaaaaagaactagAGCTCTTCACAG CCCTGAAGATTGCTGGGTCATTTATCGCTGTCACCATAAGCACTTTGATGTTCCACCGTGGGATGTGTGCCTTACATTGCAATGAACACAATATGGGCTGGGGCAGCTCTGTGATCTACTCGCTTTGGAGTCTACTCTTGATCTTAGCCCGAGTGACTGCTTTAGCTCTGTTTGCCTCTGTCCTGCCCATCTTCGTTGTTGCCCACTTCCTGACGCTCTGGATGTCATTTATATTCTGGGTCTGGAGAGAAAAGACTAAGTTCATGGACGGCCCAGGAGGAGAGTGGCTCTATCGAGCCACCGTTGGACTAATCTGGTACTTTAGCTGGTTGAACGTGACCAGAGAGAGCGCCAAACCCAACAGTGTCATCTATCACGTGGTCATAATAATGGACACTGGGCTGCTGGTTGGAATGTGGTGGTGGAAGATGGTGTGTGAAGGTCTGATGTTCATAAAACCACTCATCGTGGTCTCTGCGGTGGTTTCATTTTATCTTGTTGGACTGGCCTTTGAAATGGTTTACTATAAGTGGCTCCACTGCACATTTGAAGTAGATCTTCCTGAGCCAACAGAGggcagacacagaacagaaatcATACAAGCAGCATGTTTAGAAGAGCGCCAACCGG AGATATATTGA
- the LOC115824688 gene encoding XK-related protein 8-like codes for MEEDFPFKYSVVDVLLQIVGLILFVSDLVLDVWAICSLYIDGAYISMGLFIFLLLGSSVLVHVFSWIWYSDGEEYQQTTVDKFVKKHSLLKPVHVLQLGVFLRYTSILEISIFYLRRRTPLFKKVAVHLTHDLLMLRLFETFSKNAPQLTFMITIIFVREELQLFTAVKAIASAVAVAFSVLMYHRAMRESLSDKIKKSCCSSVFFFFWNLLLIGPRITAVALFASVLPVFVVAHFLTLWMPFVLWAWRQRTDFMDSPGGEWLYRATVGLIWYFDWFNVSKGNTKRRSIIYHGIMLLDSGLLIGLWWWIRVSDTSCRGPFPINPYVLVSGNIFLYIAGLALKAVYYKCCHPKLNKPAQVEAENACMQMSMDEPNSSSPQPQPVSGAKKRRRNLVTTFYS; via the exons ATGGAGGAAGATTTCCCGTTTAAATACTCTGTTGTCGACGTCCTGCTGCAGATCGTTGGTTTGATTCTTTTCGTGTCGGACCTTGTGCTGGATGTGTGGGCAATATGTTCGCTCTATATTGACGGTGCCTACATTAGTATGGGCCTGTTCATATTTCTATTATTGGGATCCTCTGTTTTAGTACATGTATTCAGTTGGATTTGGTACTCGGATGGCGAGGAATACCAACAGACTACAGTGGACAAATTCGTCAAGAAACACTCTTTGCTCAAGCCAGTGCACGTACTGCAGCTGGGTGTCTTTCTCAG ATACACAAGCATATTGGAGATCTCAATCTTCTATCTCCGGAGAAGAACCCCATTATTCAAGAAAGTTGCTGTGCACTTGACTCACGACCTGCTGATGTTACGTCTGTTTGAAACGTTCTCCAAGAACGCTCCTCAGCTCACCTTCATGATCACCATTATCTTCGTGAGAGAAGAGCTGCAGCTCTTCACAG CTGTGAAAGCCATTGCCTCAGCTGTAGCTGTTGCCTTCAGTGTCCTCATGTACCATCGTGCCATGCGTGAATCTCTTTCCGACAAAATCAAGAAGAGTTGCTGCTCTTctgtgttcttcttcttttggaaTCTGTTGCTGATTGGCCCTCGTATTACTGCTGTGGCTCTGTTTGCCTCTGTTCTGCCAGTCTTTGTTGTTGCCCACTTCTTGACACTTTGGATGCCATTTGTACTTTGGGCCTGGCGACAAAGGACCGACTTCATGGACAGCCCAGGAGGAGAATGGCTCTACCGGGCCACCGTAGGACTCATCTGGTACTTTGACTGGTTTAATGTGTCTAAAGGGAACACAAAACGCAGAAGCATAATTTATCATGGAATCATGCTGCTTGACAGTGGGCTGCTGATTGGCTTGTGGTGGTGGATCAGGGTGAGTGACACATCCTGTCGTGGTCCATTTCCCATAAATCCATATGTACTGGTCTCTGGAAATATTTTCTTATACATTGCTGGACTCGCGTTGAAAGCCGTTTACTATAAGTGTTGTCACCCTAAGCTGAATAAACCTGCACAAGTTGAAGCTGAGAATGCTTGCATGCAAATGTCTATGGATGAACCTAACTCTTCTTCACCACAGCCTCAACCTGTTAGTGGGGctaaaaagagaaggagaaatttGGTTACAACTTTTTATTCTTAG
- the LOC115824689 gene encoding XK-related protein 8-like, which translates to MRNTCSHCACFDILLTLAGFILYLSDIVLDIWKIWLFYQEGSYILMGVLIFLFLGSPVLLQIFSWLLYADYKDKPKTSVDIFLNKHSLLVIFHVFQLGIFVRFASVVEISVRRLLGRDPIPEDTARHLKHDLFFVRLVETFSESAPQLMLMLSTTFMREEIGLLTGLKTAESIITITLNVLLYHQAMRKFIHDKSKMGWDSAVVFFLWNLFLITARVASLALFASVLPFFVVVHFLTLWILLVLWAWQQQTDFMDGPGGEWLYRATIGLILYFSWFDVNDEKTKLKSNIYHVLTMLDSGLLIGLWWWMRVYNTSSHSPCPLDLLVPISIIVLLYSSGLALKFVHDTWLRPKKPELVIDHPRAHRGDVEEASSGERQVEAEVDSVQPTPRSMSLTPTTEPLTGVKKRMSVMAANFYS; encoded by the exons ATGAGGAATACCTGCTCGCACTGTGCTTGTTTCGACATCCTGCTGACACTAGCTGGCTTCATTTTGTACCTTTCGGACATTGTGTTGGACATATGGAAGATCTGGTTGTTTTATCAGGAGGGCTCTTATATTTTGATGGGTGTACTTATCTTCCTGTTTCTGGGATCCCCAGTTCTGCTACAGATATTCAGTTGGCTTTTGTACGCAGATTACAAAGACAAGCCGAAGACCAGCGTGGATATATTTCTAAATAAACACTCACTACTTGTgattttccatgttttccaGCTGGGCATCTTTGTCAG GTTTGCCAGCGTTGTGGAAATATCCGTCCGTCGTTTGTTGGGGCGAGACCCCATACCCGAAGACACTGCCAGACACCTGAAGCATGACCTCTTTTTCGTGCGTCTGGTTGAGACCTTCTCTGAGAGTGCTCCTCAGCTCATGCTTATGCTCTCAACCACGTTCATGAGGGAAGAAATAGGACTCCTTACAG GTCTGAAGACGGCCGAGTCCATTATTACCATTACCTTAAACGTCCTCCTGTACCACCAAGCCATGCGCAAATTTATTCACGATAAAAGCAAGATGGGCTGGGACTCGGCTGTGGTCTTCTTCCTGTGGAACCTTTTTCTTATCACTGCGCGTGTTGCTTCGTTAGCTCTGTTTGCATCCGTGCTCCCCTTCTTTGTGGTCGTCCACTTCCTGACGCTGTGGATCCTGTTGGTTCTTTGGGCCTGGCAACAGCAGACGGACTTCATGGACGGCCCAGGAGGAGAATGGCTCTACCGGGCCACCATAGGGCTCATCTTGTACTTCAGCTGGTTCGATGTAAATGATGAGAAAACCAAGCTCAAAAGCAATATCTACCATGTTCTTACGATGCTGGACAGTGGGCTGCTGATTGGCTTATGGTGGTGGATGAGGGTGTACAATACATCCAGTCATAGCCCGTGCCCCTTGGATCTTCTTGTGCCGATCTCTATAATTGTCCTCCTCTACAGTTCAGGACTGGCATTGAAATTTGTTCACGACACATGGTTGCGTCCAAAGAAGCCGGAATTGGTCATAGACCACCCTAGAGCACACAGAGGTGACGTGGAAGAAGCGAGCTCTGGAGAGAGGCAAGTGGAGGCTGAAGTTGATAGCGTCCAGCCAACACCCCGTTCCATGTCACTAACACCAACGACCGAACCTCTTACCGGAGTCaaaaagagaatgagtgtaATGGCTGCTAATTTTTATTCATAG